taatatttttatttttaaaaaaaatcgaaaatataaattactttgagatctatgcgggGCGATCCAACAGTGGATTCCCACGAATCCCCTTCATGAAGCGAAGCGAGGGGCTTGAGAATATCCACATTTAATGAGCCAGTCATGCTGCCGAGTGGATTGCCAGCCATGCTTGCAAGGATGAAGCTGTATGAGCGCCAGGGGTCTGTTGTACCTGATGAGTTTGGAGACATGTTAACTCAAGATATTCTAGGCCGGTGCTCACCAGTTTGActactttaaaaaataaaaaaacctgTAACATATTGGATGTTGTTCACTTATCAAATGAGGTTATATGTACTTAAAATAGGAGTCCAAGCTGATCTAGGGATCTCTCTCACCTTGTACACTATCTCTACTTTCTCTCGACAGGTTCGGCCATACATAATTACACAGTTAAGGTGTCAAGAGAGAGATCTTAGAAAGGGTGTTGGCCTAAGAATGTGAGACCTAAATGAACTTGTATGTCTGAGCCAGCTTCCAGCCGATCCCATGCACAACCCCAACGGTTTTGCTCCATGGTAGATTTTGCAAACTATTGGGCGTCACATGCCACAAAAACTCCAAATCACATCAGTTTCAGCTCCATGAAGGTGATTTTGGGCCATATACTTCAAGGCATCCGAATACCAGGCACGCAATAGTGAAGCCAACTTCATGGAACTTTTCCAAACACGTCCCTTGTCACGACTATCGATGCTAATTTTATCACATGAAGCTTGCGCCTCTGAGCCAATTAATCCACCAACCAATATGTTGCGTCTAGAAATGGTCACGTCTTGGAACTCCATGCATCTCGGGGCTCCTTCCAGCGCCACCTGTTGAGCTTGTTCTATCCCAAGTTCCCTCAATATTCTTGCCGCCTGATGACTTTGTCGTCACGTTAAAGAAAGTCATCTTATTTAGCCAATTGCTGGAAGAAATTGTCACTGGAATATTGAAGACATTCTCATCCATTCAGCCGTAGGAACCCTGTTCCCTCTCAACAACGCCAAAGAACTTCATGTCCATGATATGGGAACATAAAGACTTTTTCCCTTGGTGCACTGAAGACTAGCAATGGCCATTGACAAACTTCTGATTAAGGGACAAAATGTCCTTGTAATAGCTTCTTTATACGCATAAACCATGCGGCCGGCCTAGGAAAATCCATTATGGTTATTTCAGACGAGTCAAATTAGCAAAAACAATTGGATAATTCAAAAGATTTATCCTGTGATCATTGTCGATAGATGTATAACCATGGTGCATATGGTTGGAGCCACCGAAGTCCCTGAGAGGGATGGACGCAACCTTTGTCGCTTTTATTCCCCATCAGGATCAGGATGCTGCGTTTGGAGGGAGTAACTATTGATTGTTCCTTTTCTTCCCCACAAAAGGATCGTCCAGGTTCTGTGATGCAGTAATACTAAATACTTTGAAGCCAACTGGCTGTGGATGAAGATGAGAAGAATACAACATCTATAATAAAGGGAAGATCTGTGATATTTTATACCATTTTGTGGCGGCATATAAGATAAAAGCAGTTACATGGTTCTTTCCAATTAATGGATTTGGAATCCCTTGATAATTCAAGCGAGGACTAAGCAGGAAGTCATGTCATGCTGAGGGCATATGATGTGCTCTTATATGCAATGCAGTCATGTTGACATGTGGTCGTGCGTTACACATATTATAAAACATCATCAGCTGTTCAAAATTTCAATATCTGATCCTTCAATATATTGCTTGTGAGCGGAGCAGGCCAGCATATAGAAGAATGTGCTTCAACATCCATATATAGGCTTAGTGTATGAGCCTGTGCTTTGAGAAATCCATGTACAAGGTAataccaaaaataataataataaaaaagccaTATACAAGCTTGTTGTTGAGCTGTGCTAATTTGTACATGAATAGCACAGTTTAATAGATGGTTGTACATCTACAAAGAGGTGATAGTGTTGcttgttaccaaaaaaaaaaagaagaggtgtGTGTTGCCAATACCACCATGCAAGTGTTTCTTTAGAGCTTTTCTACACCAAACTTTCAATTTATTTACATCTATAATTGCTTACAAGGAAAATTCTTCCTTTATTGATTGCTACTAGGTGATTTAGTCTTTGTTGACCAGAAGTTTAATTCTTGGTCCATGATTCAAATGGTTGTTTTAGTCTAGTACCCCTCCCACTCAGTACATCACGAATACAATATTGAGCAACCATATGTGAAATTATATAAATACATGCAAAAATAATTGCCAGTGTGTACAATATCGATATAAGTATGTGCAATACCTGGTGCGTGCGTGGAGGTGGAGGACTAAATGTTAAATACTAAATTTTTAAGGactgaatataaaataaaagcgAGCTGAAAAAATAGATGTAATAAAGTAATCTTGACCAGATATTATCACCCAACGAGAATTAAACAAGACAAGTAGCTAATAGATTTGCCTCCCGCTAATCACCACACAAGTAAAAATAAGTTGACCTTGACCGGATATTATCGCCCAATCAGAAGATGCGTAGCTGGTAGACATACGTCATGCATAACAACCACACTTTTATAATCAGAAGACATGTAGCTGGTAGATATACCTCATGCATAACGTAGCTGGTAGTAAAATTAAGTTGACCTTGACAGGATGTTACCACCCTATAAGAAGACAGGCAgccaatatataatattattaatgcATGTGGATTCTATCCTTATTAATGACCGTCGGATTATATATTTTACCACCTTCTTCCCAATTTTCTAGTTTTTGTCGTCCACGTACGTGTAACAAACCTACTGAGCATTATCCTCCGGGAGACTTTGGGATGCGCCCTTAGACGGTCAAAATTTTCCTTATTATAAGAAGCCTTTCGTTGCTGGGTATCAACACGACACCAACCCCAACCCCAACCCCAACCCCATTTCCTCCATATAAAGGATCTGGAGATCAGGCCTCTCCAAAGCTTCACCTTAGCCCCTCCAATTCTTtctgcttctcttcttcttcctcctcgtttacttccttttcttcttaagTAAAATAAAGTTTAGCTCCATTAATTAATGGATGGGATGGGGTTACCAGGATCTCAACTCCCTCCAGGATTCCGATTCCACCCCACAGACCAAGAGCTCATCATCCACTACTTGAGGAAGAAGGTTACCTCTACTCTTACACCGGTGACCTCGATCATCGCAGACATCGATCTGTACAAGTTTAATCCATGGGAACTTCCTGGTgcttcctcttctctcttctcccaTGTTAAAATATTGTCTTCATGCCTTTGAATGCGGCCAAAAAGTCGCCGGCATGATTGCCCGGCCCCTGTGGAGCCTTGTCTATGGAGTCTAGTCCAAGTGGTGTGACAAACGAGACTCTCTCGATGGTTGTTCTTGGATGATGGATAACAAAGAAAACATAGTTTTTTCACTTGAGAGAAGGTGGGTGCAATCTCATGCTTCTTTTAGCATTAAACTATATTTTCCTTACCTTCATGGAGGAGCAACCTTTGATAGATCATGGATCCTTTAATAAGCATGTAGCCTGATTAAAAATTAGAGAGcgacaaagaaaaaagaagggagaaggAATTGGAAATGACCCTGCCAATGGTACCATATGGTGTACAGCCTAGGTTGTAGGAATCTCCATTGCCTTGGGAATTAGAGGTTTTTAGTTGGCTCTAGATACGAATATACGATAGCCATGCCTTCCACTAATCATACTCTTCCAGAATACCCGTTAAGAAACTCAACAATTAGATAACTGCCGAGAGTTATGCTAAAGCTCACTAATTCTCTCCTAACATAACCCTCCACACAACCGTGCATGTTTTAAGAATTCTCTATATCTAGGTTTGCTATTGTGAATGCGCTCCCTGCAAATTAACATGACCAGTGTTTCTATGTCTATTTGTAGAAGATGTTTCATCTGAGTCCTTGATGACCTCGCAGTAGTCCTTACTCAAGTTTATTGTTCACCAAAATATGGTTTTGTCGCGAAAAAACTTATAGTCCTCCCTGTACAAAGTTTTTTTTGCCGAAAAACATCGTATGTAATTTTTATTGATGTTGATATTTCTTTTAAATAACTAGAAACAGTACAAATTGCAACAGATAACATGGTTTTTTGCTGTTGTTGCCATCTTGGCGCGGACAAGGCCCAGTTCGGCGAGGGAGAATGGTTCTTCTACAGCCCCCGCGACCGGAAATATCCAAATGGCACCAGGCCAAACAGGGCGGCCGCATCCGGATACTGGAAGGCCACGGGCACCGACAAGCCCATCCTCACCGCTGGGGGTTCCCGGTGCCTCGGCGTCAAGAAGGCCCTCGTCTTCTACAAAGGCCGCCCCCCGAAGGGTTTCAAGACCGACTGGGTCATGCATGAATACCGCCTCCTCGATTCAAACCCCACCTGCTCACAGAAGCACAAAGGTTCCATGCGAGTAAGAAAACTTCTCTACATGTTATCTCCTTTAATGGTCCATCTCCAATGACCTCTTGCTCTCTATTTTGGAATCATCTAAAGAGACTTTGTTTTGGTTACAGCTGGATGACTGGGTCCTCTGCCGAGTCCGGCAAAAGGGTGCCATGCCACTAGAAACGGAGGAGAAAGACTCGAGTCTCCACGCTTCTCAACCTATAATAACCAACCAGTTCGCCGAGAGGCAAGTGACAACCGGGGAGAAGAGCAGCTTGTTTGAGTGGAGCGACTACCAACTCCTCTCGTACCTCGTGGGGTCTCGGGACGAAGGGAAGAGTGCATGCGAGAACTCGAACCGCCCCAAGTCCGCCAATTCCTCCGATCTTGACATGGCTCCGGGTGGATGTGGAGAGTCTCATGAGCTCCCACTGGTATCATCGGTGCTGGAGCCGATCAAAAGGAAGCTCTCCTTCGGGGCGTTGGACGAGCTCATGCTGCAGCCGCCGGGTAAAAGATTGAACTGTTCTAGCAGCGAGGGTGACGAGTCATCGCCAACAGGCTCGGTCTCGTTCGATCGAGTATACCCACAGTTTACGATAGgatttcctccttttcttcttcctctcttcttctgggCTTCATGAGTCTCACTTTAAAGTTTACATATATCTTAGATATTTTTCAACCACATCATTGCGGAGAAGAGGAGGCAGATGAGACCGGCTGTACAGAGCAAGAAATATGTAAAATGTTAGCGATTGTGTTTGATGATAAATTTACTGAatgtaaacaaaaaaaaaatgaaaattgtGAGGAAATTAAGAACTGAGGGCTATCCTCTTCTTTAAATATTCCTTGTCTCAACTATTTTATGGGTGAGCCATTGATGAAGAGCTAACTGGCACCCCGATGAACTACAGAAATTTTGAATCTATCAGTAGCACGagatttctctcttcctctcgttccttttcttttattccatTTCTTAGTCATATTAATACAGAAAATCACGCTATTGGGTGGGCTGGAGGGCTGCAACTGGTTGCCCTGTTTTTTTAAGATATCGCTTTGGAATTccatgaaaagaaaatggagTGCAATTATGGAATCAAAAAACAATGCTGAAAGCTCATAATATGACAACTTATCGATGATAAGATTGGAAAAAGCTTCTATTCTCGTTGCAAAATTTGTTGGCTCTGCCATATAAATACATGCTTAAGATGACTACAGAAAGCATACGCAATTGAGAAGCATGCATGTAGGCAATTCATGATGGGATAACATGCATCTGTAGCTATCTCACATTCTTTATTTACTTTTTGAGTAATCATTATATTATTAATGTGTTACTTCTCTCTTCCAAGCATACATTGTAGTGATCTCCACCAGCAtgcccaaattttattttgtttttggaTATCTCCATTTCAGTAGTTTGGAATTTAAAATTCAATATTCATATTTACGAGCTActgtctatttttttttaaaaaagttctaataacattatcatataaaaatgatTAAATTCACTTTGTACTCATGCTTTCCTAAAATAGAAACAaatgtaatatattaaaaaaataaataagacaTAAAATCATGAGAATATTATCTAAAAATTTATGGAGGATGCTACTCTTTTTATGGGCTATTTTCATGTTCGTGCAGCGTATAGTTTTACAAATGATTTTGCCTCTCCACTACATTCGCACAATGAAATAGAACAATATATGTTCCcggaacaaaaaataaaataaaatcacacACTACACTGCAGCCTATTtggtaggtttttttttttttaatggaatcCAATgtaacaatatttttttattggagTCGATGACGAGTGTTAACAATATTCTCGAATTTGCAATTAAAAGTCCAAAATCTGGAGTCCAAGTAAGTATCAAATTCGGATCTGAAATTTAGGCCCGAAAAATATATCAAGTTTGATCCAAGCTTTATTAATTTTAGTTCTATTCTGGATTGAATCCGGCCGAATCTGGGCTAAAAGAGAGAGGATCCTCGTCTGGCCGCTATTCCGTTAGAATCAAATCC
This is a stretch of genomic DNA from Phoenix dactylifera cultivar Barhee BC4 chromosome 9, palm_55x_up_171113_PBpolish2nd_filt_p, whole genome shotgun sequence. It encodes these proteins:
- the LOC103701670 gene encoding NAC transcription factor 29-like produces the protein MTLSSRSQLPPGFRFHPTDQELIIHYLRKKVTSTLTPVTSIIADIDLYKFNPWELPEKAQFGEGEWFFYSPRDRKYPNGTRPNRAAASGYWKATGTDKPILTAGGSRCLGVKKALVFYKGRPPKGFKTDWVMHEYRLLDSNPTCSQKHKGSMRLDDWVLCRVRQKGAMPLETEEKDSSLHASQPIITNQFAERQVTTGEKSSLFEWSDYQLLSYLVGSRDEGKSACENSNRPKSANSSDLDMAPGGCGESHELPLVSSVLEPIKRKLSFGALDELMLQPPGKRLNCSSSEGDESSPTGSVSFDRVYPQFTIGFPPFLLPLFFWAS